The Nocardia arthritidis genome has a window encoding:
- a CDS encoding response regulator transcription factor: MIRLLLADDQALVRGALAALLGLETDLEVVAEVGRGDEVLDAVARSKPDVVLLDVEMPGLDGISVAEQLHTTHPDVRILMVTTFGRPGYLRRAIDAGASGFVVKDTPARELADAVRRVQMGLRVVDPALATETLTAGTSPLTAREREVLTAAADGATAGAIAKKLHLSEGTVRNHLSSAIGKTGTSNRAEAVRAAERLGWL, from the coding sequence ATGATCCGGTTGTTGCTCGCCGACGATCAGGCGCTGGTGCGCGGTGCGCTGGCCGCGCTGCTCGGGCTGGAAACCGATTTGGAGGTCGTCGCGGAGGTCGGGCGCGGCGACGAGGTGCTGGACGCGGTGGCGCGCAGTAAACCCGATGTGGTGCTGCTGGATGTGGAAATGCCTGGGCTGGACGGTATTTCGGTCGCCGAACAGCTTCATACCACCCATCCGGACGTGCGCATACTGATGGTCACCACCTTCGGGCGGCCCGGATACCTGCGCCGCGCCATCGACGCGGGCGCGAGCGGCTTCGTGGTCAAGGACACCCCGGCCCGTGAACTCGCCGATGCGGTGCGGCGGGTCCAAATGGGTTTGCGTGTGGTCGATCCGGCGCTGGCCACCGAAACGCTCACCGCGGGCACCTCACCGCTCACCGCCCGGGAGCGCGAGGTGCTCACCGCCGCGGCCGACGGTGCCACCGCCGGTGCCATCGCCAAAAAGCTGCACCTTTCGGAAGGCACTGTGCGCAACCACCTTTCGTCGGCGATCGGCAAGACCGGCACCAGCAACCGGGCCGAGGCCGTGCGCGCCGCCGAACGTCTGGGTTGGCTGTAG
- a CDS encoding TetR/AcrR family transcriptional regulator, with translation MPRVSEEHLERRRQQILDAAQLCFTRKGFHETSMQDVFAESGLSAGAVYRYFKSKNELIAAIAAATADEVRDRLDTAINADPLPTPDELVRTMTEMIIENSGPSGRIRLAPQAWALALVQPEANAFVGAAMTAIRGHWELYAERMRDQGWIAPDADTAAIAVTAVGMFPGFMLQHLILGDVDPDTIARGLRALLTYNHKT, from the coding sequence GTGCCCCGAGTCAGCGAAGAACATCTAGAACGGCGCCGTCAACAGATCCTGGACGCGGCCCAATTATGCTTCACCCGCAAGGGTTTTCACGAGACCTCGATGCAGGATGTCTTCGCCGAATCCGGGCTGTCCGCCGGCGCGGTCTACCGCTACTTCAAGAGCAAGAACGAGCTTATCGCCGCCATCGCCGCGGCGACCGCCGACGAGGTGCGCGACCGGCTCGACACCGCCATCAATGCCGATCCGCTGCCGACCCCGGACGAGTTGGTCCGGACTATGACCGAGATGATCATCGAGAACAGCGGCCCGTCCGGCCGAATTCGCTTGGCCCCCCAGGCCTGGGCGCTCGCCCTGGTACAGCCGGAGGCGAACGCCTTTGTCGGCGCGGCGATGACCGCCATCCGCGGACACTGGGAGCTCTACGCCGAACGCATGCGCGACCAGGGCTGGATCGCCCCGGACGCCGACACCGCCGCCATCGCCGTCACGGCCGTAGGCATGTTCCCCGGATTCATGTTGCAGCACTTGATCCTCGGCGACGTCGACCCCGACACCATCGCCCGCGGCCTCCGCGCCCTCCTCACCTATAACCACAAAACCTGA